Proteins co-encoded in one Quercus robur chromosome 8, dhQueRobu3.1, whole genome shotgun sequence genomic window:
- the LOC126694706 gene encoding uncharacterized protein LOC126694706 isoform X1 — protein sequence MWRDPGTPADSYYQVRPECTDVPKTRFKIKAGKTLSVRKWQAAFTPEGYLDISKTLSRIHRGRHLRQFFFWDFVHFSMDSSTWVFFCSFFGFESKEIALSFRAFGNVETLELLLILSTRSALSALVFQRPASKSRFRCGVD from the exons ATGTGGAGGGACCCTGGAACTCCTGCTGATTCTTACTATCAGGTCCGCCCTGAATGCACCGATGTTCCAAAGACCCGCTTCAAAATCAAg GCTGGTAAAACATTAAGTGTAAGGAAATGGCAGGCTGCATTTACTCCAGAAGGGTATCTGGATATCAGCAAGACTCTAAGTCGAATCCATCGTGGG AGGCATCTGAGACAATTCTTTTTCTGggattttgttcatttttcaatGGATTCCAGCACCTGGgtgttcttttgttctttttttggttttgaaagcAAAGAAATTGCTTTGAGCTTCCGTGCTTTTGGAAATGTGGAGACCCTAGAACTCCTGCTGATTCTTTCTACCAGGTCTGCCCTGAGTGCACTTGTGTTCCAGAGACCCGCTTCAAAAtcaag GTTTAGATGTGGTGTGGACTGA
- the LOC126694706 gene encoding uncharacterized protein LOC126694706 isoform X2, whose amino-acid sequence MWRDPGTPADSYYQVRPECTDVPKTRFKIKAGKTLSVRKWQAAFTPEGYLDISKTLSRIHRGRHLRQFFFWDFVHFSMDSSTWVFFCSFFGFESKEIALSFRAFGNVETLELLLILSTRSALSALVFQRPASKSRSRCGSD is encoded by the exons ATGTGGAGGGACCCTGGAACTCCTGCTGATTCTTACTATCAGGTCCGCCCTGAATGCACCGATGTTCCAAAGACCCGCTTCAAAATCAAg GCTGGTAAAACATTAAGTGTAAGGAAATGGCAGGCTGCATTTACTCCAGAAGGGTATCTGGATATCAGCAAGACTCTAAGTCGAATCCATCGTGGG AGGCATCTGAGACAATTCTTTTTCTGggattttgttcatttttcaatGGATTCCAGCACCTGGgtgttcttttgttctttttttggttttgaaagcAAAGAAATTGCTTTGAGCTTCCGTGCTTTTGGAAATGTGGAGACCCTAGAACTCCTGCTGATTCTTTCTACCAGGTCTGCCCTGAGTGCACTTGTGTTCCAGAGACCCGCTTCAAAAtcaag GTCGAGATGTGGTTCGGACTGA